One stretch of Rhodospirillaceae bacterium DNA includes these proteins:
- a CDS encoding fumarylacetoacetate hydrolase family protein, protein MNPNVSYAFPPHAVPHLPIRNSTKVFPVHRIYCVGRNYADHAIEMGHDPNREAPFFFQKNPDTLVLSGGVFPYPDKSNDVHHELEMVIALKSGGKDIPIEKALDHILGYGVGLDMARGELQGEAKKAGRPWGVGRAVEYSAPCSELVLASEIGHPAKGAVTLKVNGAVKQKGDLDQLIWKVPEMISYLSGLFDLKAGDLIYTGTPAGVGPVVRGDEMLGTVEGIGEIKIKVG, encoded by the coding sequence ATGAACCCCAATGTGAGCTATGCCTTTCCGCCCCACGCGGTCCCGCATCTCCCGATCCGCAACTCAACCAAGGTGTTCCCGGTGCACCGGATATATTGCGTGGGGCGCAACTATGCCGACCACGCCATCGAGATGGGCCATGATCCCAACCGCGAAGCGCCGTTCTTTTTCCAGAAGAACCCCGACACGCTGGTGCTCTCGGGCGGTGTGTTCCCCTATCCGGACAAATCCAACGACGTGCATCACGAGTTGGAAATGGTCATCGCGCTGAAATCCGGCGGCAAGGACATTCCGATCGAGAAGGCGCTGGATCATATTTTGGGCTACGGCGTCGGTCTCGACATGGCGCGGGGCGAGCTGCAGGGTGAGGCCAAGAAGGCCGGCCGTCCCTGGGGAGTTGGCAGGGCGGTTGAATATTCGGCGCCGTGCTCGGAACTGGTGCTGGCGAGCGAAATCGGCCACCCGGCCAAGGGTGCTGTGACGCTCAAGGTCAACGGGGCGGTGAAGCAGAAGGGCGATCTCGACCAGCTGATCTGGAAAGTGCCGGAGATGATCTCCTACCTCTCGGGCCTGTTCGACCTGAAAGCCGGCGACCTCATCTATACCGGCACCCCGGCCGGTGTCGGCCCCGTCGTGCGCGGCGACGAGATGCTCGGCACGGTCGAGGGCATTGGCGAAATCAAGATCAAGGTCGGGTAA
- a CDS encoding RNA polymerase sigma factor produces the protein MIDFDNLFRIYAKDLRLFLTRRVASQEAAADLAQEAFYRVMRSDHAPDAVDARAYLFRTAANLAIDHNRHRRRQQTSTGEEQAIADFADPQPSAERSALSREELRVLEQAIASLPPRGREVFLLHKIDQLSYAEIATRLGIAKNTVVVHMVRSLAHCRAALLRHRGNGS, from the coding sequence ATGATCGATTTCGACAACCTTTTTCGCATATATGCCAAGGACTTGCGCCTGTTCCTGACGCGCCGCGTCGCGAGCCAGGAGGCAGCGGCAGACCTGGCACAGGAAGCGTTCTATCGGGTGATGCGCTCGGATCACGCCCCGGATGCCGTCGACGCCAGGGCGTATCTCTTCCGCACGGCAGCCAATCTCGCCATCGATCACAACCGCCACCGTCGCCGCCAGCAGACCAGCACCGGCGAGGAACAGGCGATCGCGGATTTTGCCGATCCACAGCCCTCGGCCGAGCGCAGCGCTTTATCGCGCGAGGAACTCCGGGTCCTGGAACAGGCGATCGCCAGCCTGCCACCGCGTGGACGAGAGGTGTTCCTGCTCCACAAGATCGACCAGTTGAGCTATGCCGAGATCGCCACGCGCCTCGGAATTGCGAAGAATACCGTGGTGGTTCATATGGTGCGTTCGCTGGCCCATTGCCGTGCGGCGCTGCTGCGGCATCGGGGCAATGGCAGCTAG
- a CDS encoding ABC transporter permease subunit yields the protein MKHRPLLLKLLSALIVFGAWEIAGRIPVSFAFPTFLEAMQALLAMTLDGRIFVAYGETLKPLVVGIAISAVFGIGLGLWIGLSQRFDWLFSPVFIVMQAAPLAALIPLLVMAYGIGLTSKVFVVCIMAMPVIVLNTSGAVRNTPASIKEMATSFLASDRDVILKIIIPAASPVIFSGLRLGISAGFIGAILAELKITPTGVGDIITYSRSIADYPSMYAAIFSIIALAVVFLNVLERFENFLFAGNNRGYASD from the coding sequence ATGAAACACAGACCACTGCTCCTCAAGCTCCTCTCTGCGCTCATCGTGTTCGGGGCGTGGGAGATTGCGGGCAGAATTCCGGTAAGCTTCGCCTTCCCGACATTTCTCGAAGCGATGCAGGCCCTCCTCGCGATGACGCTGGACGGCAGGATCTTCGTCGCATATGGCGAGACCCTGAAGCCCCTGGTCGTCGGCATAGCTATCTCGGCCGTCTTCGGCATCGGCCTTGGACTCTGGATTGGCCTCAGCCAGCGCTTCGACTGGCTATTCTCGCCGGTTTTCATCGTCATGCAGGCAGCACCCTTGGCCGCCCTCATTCCGCTGCTGGTGATGGCTTACGGCATCGGCCTCACGTCAAAGGTCTTCGTCGTCTGCATCATGGCGATGCCGGTGATCGTATTGAACACCAGCGGCGCGGTCCGCAACACCCCGGCCTCGATCAAGGAGATGGCGACCTCATTTCTGGCAAGCGATCGGGACGTCATTCTCAAGATCATCATTCCCGCCGCGTCGCCGGTCATTTTCTCAGGCTTGCGGTTGGGCATTTCGGCGGGGTTCATCGGGGCCATTCTGGCCGAATTGAAGATCACCCCGACAGGTGTCGGCGACATCATCACCTATAGCCGCTCGATCGCTGACTACCCCAGCATGTATGCGGCGATTTTCTCGATCATCGCGCTGGCGGTCGTGTTTCTGAACGTGCTTGAGCGATTTGAAAACTTCTTGTTTGCAGGAAACAACCGTGGCTATGCATCAGATTGA
- a CDS encoding ABC transporter substrate-binding protein: MKTLSKRFAGFVSATALAVGLMMSSAQAETLKIALAETPSDEMAAFFVALDRAKAAGLDYEWTAFADEELAIQAVLSGQMNIGFGTPYAIMQRSKAPVRIVFQLSKLKFFPVTTMKYKTLKDLNGEPIMLHSRGGGTDSIANVIEEREGIKFGERSYVPGSGNRVAALLAGQGEATILDISNKNKIVKEAPDKFHSLPMFDVDASDEALFANLDWIKSNEEQVNIFVKALVSVWQDMAKDPTIIRRETNPEGPIGQLPKEVLDELDGFYAEAVEGGLYDPNGGGRKAATADLEWYTRAGQLEGDPKTLNIDDFWYFAPLDAALK; this comes from the coding sequence ATGAAGACTCTATCGAAGAGATTCGCGGGTTTCGTCAGCGCAACAGCATTAGCGGTCGGGCTGATGATGTCGTCGGCTCAGGCCGAAACGCTCAAGATCGCCCTCGCCGAAACGCCATCTGACGAGATGGCCGCCTTCTTTGTGGCCCTGGACCGGGCCAAGGCCGCCGGCCTCGACTATGAATGGACGGCCTTTGCCGACGAAGAGCTGGCTATTCAGGCCGTGCTCAGCGGGCAGATGAATATCGGCTTCGGCACGCCCTATGCCATCATGCAGCGGTCGAAGGCGCCGGTCAGGATCGTGTTCCAGCTCTCGAAGCTGAAGTTCTTCCCGGTCACGACCATGAAATACAAGACGCTGAAGGATCTGAACGGCGAGCCCATCATGCTGCATTCGCGCGGCGGCGGCACCGATTCCATTGCCAACGTCATTGAAGAACGCGAAGGCATCAAGTTCGGCGAACGCTCCTATGTGCCGGGTTCCGGCAATCGCGTCGCAGCACTGCTGGCCGGCCAGGGCGAAGCGACCATTCTCGACATCTCCAACAAGAACAAGATCGTCAAGGAAGCTCCGGACAAGTTCCACTCCCTGCCAATGTTCGATGTCGATGCCAGCGACGAGGCCCTGTTCGCCAATCTCGATTGGATCAAGTCGAACGAAGAACAGGTGAACATCTTCGTAAAGGCCCTGGTCAGCGTCTGGCAGGACATGGCGAAGGATCCGACCATCATTCGCCGCGAAACCAACCCGGAAGGTCCCATCGGCCAGCTGCCCAAGGAAGTCCTCGATGAACTGGATGGCTTCTACGCGGAAGCCGTCGAAGGCGGTCTCTATGACCCCAATGGCGGCGGCCGGAAGGCGGCGACGGCGGATCTGGAGTGGTATACCCGCGCCGGCCAGCTTGAGGGCGATCCGAAGACGCTCAACATCGATGACTTCTGGTACTTCGCGCCGCTCGACGCGGCATTGAAGTAG
- a CDS encoding ABC transporter permease subunit, with translation MTAFGLRLPAMSSLVIWALLWEIIGRVDLTFFIPPLSHVIVTLFDIIGTPAFLKALSETAYAFFGGVVASIVIGIPVGILIGKSRLLDEMILPWVNIFLSAPLTALVPVLMVLFGFGMTSIIITTTLFAIWIIILNTRAGVMQINRSMVEMARSFGAKPLEAFFKIYFWAALPEILGGVRIGVIRAVKGVIIGQLLISIVGFGALFELYSSNFLMTHFWAVLVVLFAMAFSISEVLAYLERRVAYYAAKR, from the coding sequence ATGACAGCATTCGGACTAAGGCTGCCAGCGATGTCGTCGCTCGTCATCTGGGCGCTGCTGTGGGAAATCATCGGCCGTGTCGATTTGACCTTCTTCATCCCACCACTTTCCCACGTCATCGTCACGCTGTTTGACATCATCGGTACCCCGGCCTTTCTGAAGGCATTGTCAGAAACCGCCTATGCCTTCTTCGGCGGTGTGGTCGCATCGATCGTGATCGGCATTCCGGTCGGCATCCTGATCGGCAAGAGCCGGCTGCTCGATGAAATGATCCTGCCCTGGGTCAACATCTTCCTCAGCGCACCGCTGACGGCGCTGGTGCCCGTGCTCATGGTCCTCTTCGGCTTTGGCATGACGTCGATCATCATTACGACGACGCTGTTTGCGATCTGGATCATCATCCTGAACACGCGGGCGGGCGTCATGCAGATCAACCGCTCGATGGTCGAGATGGCCCGCAGCTTCGGTGCCAAGCCGCTGGAAGCCTTCTTCAAGATCTATTTCTGGGCGGCCTTGCCGGAAATTCTGGGCGGCGTGCGCATCGGTGTTATCCGTGCGGTGAAGGGCGTCATCATCGGGCAGTTGCTGATCTCGATCGTCGGCTTCGGAGCCCTGTTCGAGCTCTATTCCTCGAACTTCCTGATGACACATTTCTGGGCCGTGCTGGTGGTCCTGTTCGCCATGGCGTTCTCCATCTCGGAAGTTCTCGCCTATCTCGAGCGCCGCGTCGCCTATTACGCGGCGAAGCGATAG
- the macB gene encoding MacB family efflux pump subunit yields MNIARLPEEALPQLGVTPLIDIRDVRKTYVTGGGYAVEVLHGVSLAIHRGEFVAIMGASGSGKSTLVNILGCLDQPSSGSYAFGGRNTADLDRDELAELRRDAFGFVFQSYNLIGTATALENVEIPGIYAGLARVDRHERAEMLLTGLGLADRLDHRQMQLSGGQQQRVSIARALMNGGRIILADEPTGALDSRSGAEVMALLRQLADAGHTIILVTHDHDVAAHADRLIEIADGVISSDSGTRDLASLPATSGDFALAGTGRIGLLADACEAAKMALRALRRNLLRTILTLLGIVIGVGSVVAMMAVGEGAKQDVMARINAMGSNQLVIRPGMPNQRGPSAAGVTSLVAADADAIETLSNIRAAVPEMNGSVTLRYGNADYLTQVTGTNDGLPIIRDWKMAQGTFFTDEDVTAIAAVAVLGQTVVKNLFPVGVEPVGQVVLISNVPFQVIGVMAPKGAAAFGQDMDDNVFVPLSTASLRLFGQTKLRSITVSVADESMMEDSQAKITALLIDRHRLEDFQVRNMAAIVEAATATAGTMTILLGSIAAISLVVGGIGVMNIMLVSVTERTREIGIRMATGARTRNILQQFLVEAVIVSALGGLIGVALGIIAAIIIGAFGMSIQFSVPTIVLAFACAAAVGLVFGMAPAIKAARMNPVKALASE; encoded by the coding sequence ATGAACATTGCTCGCCTTCCCGAAGAAGCGCTACCGCAGCTGGGCGTAACGCCGCTCATCGACATCCGCGATGTGCGCAAGACCTATGTCACCGGCGGCGGCTATGCGGTGGAGGTGCTGCATGGCGTCTCACTCGCCATCCATCGGGGCGAATTCGTCGCCATCATGGGTGCGTCGGGTTCCGGCAAGTCGACGCTCGTGAACATCCTTGGCTGTCTCGATCAGCCGAGTTCCGGCAGCTATGCCTTCGGCGGGCGTAACACCGCCGACCTCGACCGCGACGAATTGGCCGAACTGCGCCGCGACGCCTTCGGCTTCGTGTTCCAGAGCTACAACCTCATCGGCACCGCGACCGCGCTGGAGAATGTCGAGATCCCCGGCATCTATGCGGGCCTTGCGCGAGTCGACCGGCATGAACGCGCCGAGATGCTGCTCACCGGTCTGGGCCTCGCCGACCGTCTCGATCACCGGCAGATGCAGCTCTCCGGCGGCCAGCAGCAGCGCGTCTCCATCGCCCGGGCGCTGATGAACGGCGGACGCATCATCCTCGCCGACGAACCGACCGGCGCGCTTGATAGTCGCTCCGGTGCCGAGGTGATGGCCCTGCTGCGGCAATTGGCCGACGCCGGTCATACCATCATCCTGGTGACCCATGATCATGACGTCGCGGCCCATGCCGACCGGCTCATCGAAATCGCCGATGGTGTCATTTCATCCGACAGCGGCACCCGTGATCTCGCCAGTCTCCCTGCGACCAGCGGCGATTTTGCGCTGGCCGGCACCGGCCGGATCGGTCTTCTCGCCGATGCCTGCGAGGCCGCCAAGATGGCGCTTCGCGCGCTCCGCCGCAACCTGCTGCGCACGATCCTCACCCTGCTCGGCATCGTCATCGGCGTGGGCTCGGTCGTCGCCATGATGGCGGTGGGCGAGGGCGCCAAGCAGGACGTGATGGCGCGCATCAATGCCATGGGCTCCAACCAGCTTGTCATCCGCCCGGGCATGCCGAACCAGCGCGGCCCCTCGGCCGCCGGCGTCACCTCGCTGGTGGCGGCCGATGCCGATGCGATCGAGACACTTTCCAACATCCGTGCCGCGGTGCCGGAAATGAATGGCAGCGTCACCCTGCGCTATGGTAATGCCGATTACCTGACCCAGGTCACCGGCACCAATGACGGCCTGCCGATCATCCGCGACTGGAAGATGGCGCAAGGCACCTTCTTCACAGATGAAGACGTGACCGCGATCGCTGCCGTCGCCGTTCTGGGCCAGACGGTGGTGAAGAACCTCTTCCCCGTTGGCGTCGAACCGGTGGGGCAGGTGGTGCTCATCAGCAATGTGCCGTTCCAGGTCATCGGCGTGATGGCGCCCAAGGGTGCCGCCGCCTTCGGCCAGGATATGGACGACAATGTCTTCGTGCCGCTGAGCACGGCCAGTCTGCGCCTGTTCGGCCAGACCAAATTGCGCTCGATCACCGTGTCGGTCGCCGATGAATCGATGATGGAGGATTCGCAGGCCAAGATCACGGCACTGCTCATCGACCGCCACCGGCTGGAAGACTTCCAGGTGCGCAACATGGCGGCGATCGTCGAGGCGGCGACCGCCACCGCGGGCACCATGACCATCCTGCTGGGCTCGATCGCCGCCATCTCGCTGGTGGTGGGCGGCATCGGCGTCATGAACATCATGTTGGTGAGCGTCACCGAACGCACGCGGGAGATCGGCATCCGCATGGCGACCGGCGCCCGCACACGCAACATCCTGCAGCAATTCCTGGTGGAGGCGGTGATCGTCTCGGCGCTCGGCGGCCTCATCGGTGTGGCGCTCGGCATCATCGCCGCCATCATCATCGGCGCCTTCGGCATGAGCATCCAGTTTTCCGTGCCGACCATCGTGCTGGCCTTTGCCTGCGCCGCCGCCGTGGGCCTCGTCTTCGGCATGGCGCCCGCGATCAAGGCCGCCCGCATGAATCCGGTCAAAGCACTGGCCAGCGAATGA
- a CDS encoding ABC transporter ATP-binding protein: MHQIEKSYDNLQVVAPESAVSVRNVSKGYGKVEALRDLSLEFPRGQLTSLLGPSGCGKTTLLKIIAGLLKADSGDVEVNGVKVAGPGPDRAFVFQDFALLPWANVMRNVAFGLELRGTAKSEREAIAEKYIKNVGLAGFEKSYPHELSGGMRQRVGLARALSVDAQVLLLDEPFSAVDEQNRRKFQEDMLELVQKEKKTFIFVTHSIEEAVYVSDQIAVLLPRPSRVSEVIRPSSFRHKDAANIRRDPEYLDIIDRIWASLRNYVE; this comes from the coding sequence ATGCATCAGATTGAAAAGTCCTACGACAACCTGCAGGTCGTCGCTCCCGAGAGTGCCGTGTCCGTGCGCAATGTGTCCAAGGGATACGGCAAGGTCGAAGCCTTGCGCGATTTGTCGCTGGAGTTTCCGCGCGGCCAGTTGACATCGCTGCTCGGGCCATCCGGTTGCGGCAAGACGACGCTTCTCAAAATCATCGCCGGCCTGCTCAAGGCGGATTCGGGCGATGTCGAGGTCAATGGCGTCAAGGTCGCAGGACCTGGCCCGGACCGGGCCTTCGTCTTCCAGGATTTCGCCCTGCTGCCCTGGGCCAATGTCATGCGCAATGTCGCCTTTGGCCTGGAGCTGCGCGGGACCGCGAAATCGGAACGTGAGGCGATTGCCGAAAAATACATCAAGAATGTGGGCCTCGCCGGATTTGAGAAGAGCTATCCCCATGAACTCTCGGGCGGCATGCGTCAGCGGGTCGGTCTGGCACGCGCGTTGTCCGTGGATGCACAGGTCCTGTTGCTGGATGAACCCTTCTCGGCGGTCGACGAGCAGAACCGCCGTAAGTTCCAGGAAGACATGCTGGAACTGGTCCAAAAGGAGAAGAAGACCTTCATATTCGTGACCCATTCCATTGAGGAAGCGGTCTATGTGTCCGATCAGATCGCGGTCCTGCTGCCGCGCCCGAGTCGCGTCTCGGAAGTGATCCGACCCTCGAGCTTTCGCCACAAGGACGCTGCCAACATCCGCCGGGACCCGGAATATCTGGACATCATTGACCGGATCTGGGCGTCGCTGCGCAATTACGTCGAGTAG
- a CDS encoding DUF4880 domain-containing protein, with amino-acid sequence MARAHPTDTAATADEAATWFARLRDPALSDAERVAFADWLQQQPDHAAAMQEMGAIWDSLNTLPDPRRTEIAPAPQRVLSRRHVLVGAGLSALAGAVGWSQWRIGDVATERGEHRRVIFAANASLELDSLSAIDMAPGEPHPMAELRKGQMFVTTERAAGAEVILRLPFGRVQAATASFNLKLERRRALVAVESGRVLVRRQSGGALEMGPNTELALGPVLVEQPRVLPAYRIAPWRDGWLIFDRALLVDVVDDINRHRAGRVLIGDPRLDDLLVTGTFKSDGGDAALLAIAETFSLKSLNFGSALTVLISA; translated from the coding sequence ATGGCGCGCGCCCATCCCACCGACACGGCCGCCACGGCGGACGAGGCCGCGACCTGGTTTGCGCGCCTGCGCGATCCGGCCTTGTCGGATGCCGAGCGCGTCGCCTTCGCCGACTGGCTCCAGCAGCAGCCGGATCATGCTGCGGCGATGCAGGAGATGGGCGCCATCTGGGACAGCCTCAACACGCTGCCTGATCCGCGCCGAACCGAGATAGCCCCTGCGCCGCAGCGAGTTTTAAGCCGTCGTCATGTGCTTGTGGGCGCTGGTCTTTCCGCCTTGGCGGGCGCAGTCGGCTGGAGCCAATGGCGCATCGGCGATGTTGCGACCGAGCGGGGCGAACACCGGCGCGTGATTTTCGCGGCAAATGCCTCGCTCGAACTCGACAGCCTCTCCGCCATCGATATGGCGCCCGGCGAACCGCATCCCATGGCTGAGCTGCGCAAGGGCCAGATGTTTGTGACGACCGAGCGTGCGGCCGGCGCGGAAGTAATCCTGCGTCTGCCCTTTGGCAGGGTGCAGGCCGCAACAGCCAGCTTCAACCTGAAGCTGGAGCGGCGGCGCGCCTTGGTGGCGGTGGAGTCCGGCCGCGTTCTGGTCAGGCGGCAGAGCGGCGGCGCGCTGGAAATGGGGCCGAATACCGAGCTTGCCCTTGGCCCCGTCCTGGTCGAGCAACCCCGTGTGTTGCCGGCCTATCGCATCGCCCCCTGGCGCGACGGGTGGCTGATCTTCGACCGTGCCCTGCTGGTCGATGTCGTCGATGACATCAACCGCCATCGTGCCGGCCGTGTCCTGATCGGCGACCCGCGGCTCGACGATTTGCTGGTGACTGGCACCTTCAAATCCGATGGCGGAGACGCGGCACTGCTGGCCATCGCCGAGACCTTCTCTTTGAAATCGTTGAATTTTGGGTCTGCCCTCACGGTCCTTATCAGCGCCTGA
- a CDS encoding efflux transporter outer membrane subunit — protein sequence MRLLSVLLASTLLLAGCDLLADPTEPPIKTPVAWVAPVPATAEIWPAADWWRRFGSPELDSLILAAKADNLDIGMAAARVEQAEAQMRSTSSSLWPQLSLGADVSRNGPLDESAAAKERNSGSSGNSNGSSSGSSGSSLHTESYGLSLSASYEVDFWGRNRANRTAAQESLRASEYDQQTVALTATTAVATTYLQILSLRDQIAIADNNLANARDVLRVVEAKARLGAVSPADLAQQTGVVAAQEAVLAPLIQQERESLNALAVLLGRNPEDLKIMGRSLTELPVPPITSGIPSALLQRRPDIAQAEANLAAADANVVAARAAMLPSVDLSGALSLETAVLSTLFGPAGAAYSVAGSIMQPIFDGGKLAADADLTEAQRKELILSYRSVIITAFSEVENALGAVDALDEQYRLQQVQVEQADIAFRIVSARYKGGTDDLITLLDAQRTLFDAQDALSQIKLQQLQAIVTLYKALGGGWQDQKAAAG from the coding sequence ATGCGTCTCCTATCCGTCCTGCTCGCCTCGACCCTGCTGCTCGCCGGCTGCGATCTGCTCGCCGATCCGACCGAGCCGCCGATCAAGACGCCGGTCGCCTGGGTGGCACCGGTGCCCGCCACAGCCGAGATCTGGCCGGCCGCCGATTGGTGGCGCCGCTTCGGCAGTCCCGAACTCGACAGCCTCATTCTCGCCGCCAAGGCCGACAATCTCGACATCGGCATGGCCGCCGCCCGGGTCGAACAGGCGGAGGCACAAATGCGCTCGACGTCGTCCAGCCTTTGGCCGCAGCTTTCCCTGGGTGCGGATGTCTCGCGCAATGGCCCACTTGATGAGAGTGCCGCCGCCAAGGAACGCAATTCCGGCAGCAGCGGCAACAGCAACGGCAGTTCAAGCGGCAGCAGCGGCTCGTCGCTGCATACCGAATCCTACGGCCTCTCGCTCTCGGCCTCCTATGAGGTCGATTTCTGGGGCCGCAACCGCGCCAACCGGACGGCAGCACAGGAATCGCTCCGCGCCAGCGAATACGACCAGCAAACCGTGGCGCTGACCGCGACCACCGCGGTCGCCACCACCTATCTGCAGATCCTGTCTTTGCGCGATCAGATCGCCATCGCCGACAACAACCTCGCCAATGCCCGCGACGTGCTGCGCGTGGTGGAGGCGAAGGCGCGGCTGGGCGCGGTGTCGCCAGCGGATCTCGCACAGCAGACCGGCGTGGTGGCGGCGCAGGAAGCAGTTCTGGCCCCACTCATCCAGCAGGAGCGCGAAAGCCTCAATGCGCTGGCTGTGTTGCTTGGGCGCAACCCGGAAGACCTCAAGATCATGGGCAGGTCCCTCACGGAACTCCCGGTCCCGCCGATTACCAGCGGCATCCCCTCCGCCCTGCTGCAACGCCGGCCGGACATCGCCCAGGCCGAGGCCAATCTCGCCGCAGCGGACGCCAATGTCGTGGCGGCGCGGGCTGCCATGCTGCCCAGTGTCGATCTCTCCGGCGCGCTCAGCCTGGAGACCGCGGTGCTCTCCACGTTGTTCGGGCCGGCCGGCGCCGCTTACAGCGTTGCCGGCAGCATCATGCAGCCGATCTTCGATGGCGGAAAACTGGCGGCGGATGCCGATCTTACTGAGGCGCAGCGCAAGGAACTGATCCTCAGCTACCGCAGCGTCATCATCACGGCGTTTTCGGAGGTCGAGAATGCGCTGGGCGCCGTCGATGCGCTGGATGAGCAGTATCGCCTGCAGCAGGTCCAGGTCGAGCAGGCCGACATCGCCTTCCGCATCGTCAGCGCGCGCTACAAGGGCGGTACCGACGACCTCATCACCCTCCTTGACGCGCAACGCACCCTGTTCGACGCCCAGGATGCGCTGAGCCAGATCAAACTGCAGCAACTCCAGGCCATCGTCACCCTCTACAAGGCACTGGGTGGCGGCTGGCAAGACCAGAAGGCAGCCGCTGGCTGA
- a CDS encoding efflux RND transporter periplasmic adaptor subunit codes for MTVTPESRTIRPGKPLDSTSRADPILNAGFTPGVHAPRIRRRPARWPWVVLALLVLSAGGGTYWFMNREKAAPGSQYILADVAVGDVTDTVSAVGEIEPRDYVDVGAQVSGQIVNLPVDVGDEVEKGALLAELDAAVLKSQVAANQAQLLNLRAQLDERQAQLQLASEQFKRESGLMAADATSQDALDTADANLRAAKAQIAAIKAQIQQTQSELEGDEANLGYTRIFAPMSGTVVSLDARLGQTLNANQSAPLLMRIADLNTMTVKAQVSEADISRLDLGMVATFTTLGQPERNWSGVLHQILPTPEEVNGVILYNALFDVANPDQRLMTQMSAQVTFMVAEAKNAITVPSVALRSGPDKTHQVLLAQADGSFAPRDVKIGVKNRSVAEVLEGLAPGDRVVVGQRNSEEAAAPGGNRSALRGFP; via the coding sequence ATGACCGTTACCCCAGAGTCTCGAACCATCCGCCCCGGCAAGCCGCTGGACAGCACCAGCCGTGCCGACCCGATTCTGAACGCCGGTTTCACGCCGGGTGTTCACGCGCCGCGCATCCGGCGCAGGCCTGCGCGCTGGCCCTGGGTGGTCCTTGCGCTGCTCGTGCTCAGTGCCGGCGGTGGCACCTATTGGTTCATGAACCGCGAAAAAGCCGCGCCCGGCAGCCAGTACATTCTTGCCGACGTCGCGGTAGGCGACGTTACGGATACGGTCTCTGCGGTCGGCGAAATCGAGCCACGCGACTATGTCGATGTCGGCGCCCAAGTCTCCGGGCAGATCGTGAATCTCCCGGTCGATGTCGGCGACGAGGTGGAAAAAGGCGCACTCCTGGCCGAGCTCGACGCTGCCGTCCTGAAATCCCAGGTCGCCGCCAACCAGGCGCAATTGCTTAATCTCCGCGCTCAGCTTGACGAGCGCCAGGCGCAGCTTCAGCTCGCAAGCGAACAATTCAAGCGCGAGTCCGGCCTGATGGCTGCGGACGCGACCAGCCAGGATGCGCTGGACACGGCGGATGCCAATCTCCGTGCCGCCAAGGCCCAGATCGCCGCTATCAAGGCGCAGATCCAGCAGACCCAGTCCGAGCTTGAGGGTGACGAGGCCAATCTCGGTTACACCCGCATCTTCGCGCCCATGTCGGGTACGGTGGTGAGCCTGGATGCGCGTCTCGGCCAGACCTTGAACGCCAATCAATCGGCGCCGCTCCTGATGCGGATCGCCGATCTCAACACGATGACCGTGAAAGCCCAGGTGTCGGAGGCGGATATTTCGCGTCTTGATCTCGGCATGGTTGCGACCTTCACCACGCTCGGCCAGCCGGAACGCAATTGGAGCGGCGTGCTGCACCAGATATTGCCAACACCTGAAGAGGTAAACGGCGTCATCCTCTATAACGCGCTGTTCGACGTCGCCAATCCCGATCAGCGCCTGATGACGCAGATGAGCGCCCAGGTCACCTTCATGGTGGCGGAAGCCAAGAACGCGATCACCGTGCCCAGCGTCGCTTTGCGCTCGGGACCTGACAAGACCCATCAGGTGCTCCTCGCCCAGGCCGACGGCAGTTTCGCACCACGCGATGTGAAGATCGGTGTCAAGAACCGCAGTGTCGCCGAAGTGCTGGAAGGCCTGGCGCCCGGCGACAGGGTGGTGGTCGGCCAGCGCAACAGCGAGGAAGCCGCCGCCCCCGGCGGCAACCGCAGCGCGTTGCGGGGCTTTCCGTGA